Proteins from one Mobula birostris isolate sMobBir1 chromosome 10, sMobBir1.hap1, whole genome shotgun sequence genomic window:
- the LOC140204011 gene encoding uncharacterized protein yields MSSDLMNCQRAQSREKSFTCSECGKGFTRSSHLRTHQRVHSGERPFTCSMCGKGFTHSSHLQTHQRVHTGERPFACSVCGKGFIQSSDLQKHQRVHTGERPFSCLVCGRGYTQSSSLKIHQRVHATDRPFTCSDCGKEFIQLSNLRTHQKIHSGDRPFTCSVCGMGFTRSSRLLKHERVHTGERPFTCSECGKGFIESSNLQSHQRVHTGERPFTCSVCGKGFTHSSHVMRHQRIHTGERPFICSVCGKGFNQSSHLMIHQRVHSGERPFTCTVCGKGYIQSSELLAHQRVHTGERPFTCSECGKGYIHQSNLQKHQRVHTGERPFTCSQCGKAFTQSTQLLRHQQVHNKERVHTSVSKEIYSVIPPAETPASSEW; encoded by the coding sequence ATGTCGTCTGACCTGATGAATTGCCAGAGAGCTCAAAGCAGAGAGAAATCATTCACCTGCTCCGAGTGTggaaaaggattcactcggtcatcccacctacggACACACCAGCGGGTTCACTCTGGtgagaggccgtttacctgctccatgtgtgggaagggattcactcactcgtcccacctgcagacacaccagcgagttcacactggggagagaccatttgcttgctctgtgtgtgggaagggattcattcagtcatccgacctgcagaaacaccagcgagttcacactggagagaggccgttcagctgcctggtgtgtgggaggggatatactcagtcatccagcctgaagatacatcagcgagttcacgcCACAGatagaccgttcacctgctccgactgtgggaaggaatttaTTCAGTTGTCCAACCTGAGGACACATCAGAAAATTCACTCCGGGGACAGGCCTTTCACCTGTTCCGTGTGTGGAATGGGATTCACTCGTTCATCACGACTACTGAAACACGagagagttcacaccggagagaggccattcacctgctctgagtgtgggaaaggatttatTGAGTCATCCAACTTGCAGTCACATCAGCGTGTTCACACCGGggaaaggccgttcacctgctctgtgtgtgggaagggattcactcattcaTCCCACGTCATGAGACACCAACGAATTCACACCGGCGAGAGACCATTCATTTgctctgtgtgtgggaagggattcaatcagtcatcccacctgatgatacaccagcgagttcactctggggagaggccattcacttgcaccgtgtgtgggaagggatacaTTCAGTCATCagaactactggcacaccagcgtgttcacactggggagaggccattcacctgctctgaatgtgggaagggatacaTTCATCAATCCAACCTGcagaaacaccagcgagttcacaccggggagagaccattcacctgctctcagTGTGGGAAGGCTTTCACTCAGTCAACCCAGCTTCTGAGGCATCAGCAAGTGCACAACAAGGAGAGGGTTCACACCAGTGTGAGCAAAGAGATTTACTCAGTCATTCCACCTGCTGAAACACCAGCGAGCTCAGAATGGTGA